In the genome of Candidatus Nanopelagicales bacterium, one region contains:
- the eno gene encoding phosphopyruvate hydratase: MASIDAVIAREILDSRGNPTVEVEVALDDGTVGRAAVPSGASTGAFEAVERRDGDADRYGGKGVLEAVAAVEDEIAPEVLGFDAAEQRLVDQAMLDLDGTPNKGRLGANAILGVSLAVAKAAAESADLPLFRYVGGPNAHVLPVPMMNILNGGAHADSNVDIQEFMIAPIGAATFSDSVRQGAEVYHALKSVLKKEGYATGLGDEGGFAPNLPNNRAALDLILTAIQQVGLRPGADVALALDVAATEFFSDGAYQFEGAPRSMEWMAGYYESLLADYPLVSIEDPLSEDDWAGWVHVTDAVGDKVQIVGDDLFVTNPERLARGIDEGAANALLVKVNQIGSLTETLDAVSLAQRNGFRCMMSHRSGETEDTTIADLAVATDCGQIKTGAPARSERVAKYNQLMRIEEELDDAARYAGASAFPRFTA, from the coding sequence GTGGCCAGCATCGACGCCGTCATCGCCCGCGAGATCCTCGACTCCCGCGGCAACCCGACCGTGGAGGTCGAGGTCGCCCTCGACGACGGCACGGTCGGCCGCGCCGCCGTCCCGTCCGGCGCCTCCACCGGCGCCTTCGAGGCGGTCGAGCGGCGCGACGGCGACGCCGACCGCTACGGCGGCAAGGGCGTCCTCGAGGCCGTCGCCGCGGTCGAGGACGAGATCGCGCCGGAGGTGCTCGGGTTCGACGCCGCGGAGCAGCGACTGGTCGACCAGGCGATGCTCGACCTCGACGGCACGCCCAACAAGGGCCGGCTCGGCGCCAACGCGATCCTCGGCGTCTCCCTCGCGGTGGCGAAGGCCGCCGCGGAGTCCGCCGACCTGCCCCTGTTCCGCTACGTCGGCGGGCCCAACGCGCACGTGCTCCCCGTCCCGATGATGAACATCCTCAACGGCGGCGCCCACGCGGACAGCAACGTCGACATCCAGGAGTTCATGATCGCCCCCATCGGCGCGGCGACCTTCTCCGACTCCGTGCGCCAGGGCGCGGAGGTCTACCACGCGCTGAAGTCGGTGCTGAAGAAGGAGGGCTACGCCACCGGCCTCGGCGACGAGGGCGGCTTCGCGCCGAACCTGCCCAACAACCGGGCCGCGCTGGACCTCATCCTCACCGCGATCCAGCAGGTCGGGCTGCGCCCGGGTGCCGACGTGGCGCTCGCCCTCGACGTGGCGGCAACGGAGTTCTTCTCCGACGGCGCGTACCAGTTCGAGGGAGCGCCCCGGTCGATGGAGTGGATGGCCGGCTACTACGAGAGCCTGCTCGCCGACTACCCGCTGGTCTCCATCGAGGACCCGCTGTCCGAGGACGACTGGGCCGGCTGGGTGCACGTCACGGACGCCGTGGGCGACAAGGTGCAGATCGTCGGCGACGACCTGTTCGTCACCAACCCCGAGCGGCTCGCCCGCGGCATCGACGAGGGCGCCGCCAACGCGCTGCTGGTCAAGGTCAACCAGATCGGCTCGCTGACCGAGACCCTCGACGCGGTGTCACTGGCGCAGCGCAACGGCTTCCGCTGCATGATGAGCCACCGTTCCGGCGAGACCGAGGACACGACCATCGCCGACCTCGCGGTGGCCACCGACTGCGGCCAGATCAAGACCGGTGCGCCGGCCCGGTCCGAGCGCGTCGCCAAGTACAACCAGCTGATGCGGATCGAGGAGGAGCTCGACGACGCCGCGCGCTACGCCGGGGCGTCGGCGTTCCCACGGTTCACCGCCTGA
- a CDS encoding DUF501 domain-containing protein, protein MSGPVPPQPPSSDDLAAVAAQLGRPPRGVRRVAHRCGCGLPDVVETEPRLPDGTPFPTLYYLTCPRAAGAIGGLEGTGLMRRMQDRLATDPGLASAYADAHRSYLAARTAVAEVPEIAGVSAGGMPDRVKCLHVLVAHALAAGPGVNPLGDEALAELPDWGAAGPCVDVGLDLAEASTTGRPDPGGAP, encoded by the coding sequence GTGAGCGGGCCGGTTCCGCCGCAGCCGCCCTCCTCGGACGACCTCGCCGCGGTCGCCGCCCAGCTCGGCCGACCCCCCCGCGGGGTGCGGCGAGTGGCCCACCGCTGCGGCTGCGGCCTGCCCGACGTGGTCGAGACCGAGCCGCGGCTGCCCGACGGCACCCCGTTCCCCACGCTGTACTACCTGACCTGCCCCCGGGCGGCCGGCGCGATCGGGGGCCTGGAGGGGACCGGGCTGATGCGGCGGATGCAGGACCGGCTGGCCACGGATCCCGGGCTGGCCTCCGCCTACGCGGACGCGCACCGGTCCTACCTGGCCGCGCGGACCGCCGTCGCGGAGGTGCCCGAGATCGCGGGGGTCTCGGCCGGCGGCATGCCGGACCGGGTGAAGTGCCTGCACGTGCTCGTCGCCCACGCCCTCGCCGCCGGCCCCGGGGTCAACCCGCTGGGCGACGAGGCGCTGGCCGAGTTGCCCGACTGGGGGGCGGCCGGACCGTGCGTGGACGTGGGCCTGGACCTGGCCGAGGCGTCCACCACGGGGCGGCCGGACCCGGGCGGCGCGCCGTGA
- a CDS encoding DUF885 domain-containing protein, translating into MSHDHDHAPEAGDGIYDPAGSAEATARFRRLAGRAVDDLLARNPVLATDLGEHRHDGVLPDLSADAAAATVLAMEDLLAELDALDDLALGTDDAVDLEILRSRLSAAAFTAGDLRPHTWNPLVANPGTAVHLLLARDFAPLADRLESVAARLAAVPDHLATARATLGAMPRVHVETAVQQFGGTAALLRTVLEESLVAQPALRGRVDPARASAVAAIEEHVGWLSDRLEDADRDPRLGANLYAGALWHALDAETTPAEVRAQAEADLAELDAEIREVASRLSGEPADAPGLVARVLRQVADAAPVDDGSVLGDVAAALERQTAFVRDRDLVSVPDLDVRVIVMPEIHRGVAVAYCDAPGPLETAAVPTYVAVSPTPAGWDEERVRSFYREYNGHLLENLTAHEAMPGHVLQLAHANAARRSRVRAFGRSGPFVEGWAVYAEELMVERGYPGRGGPDGALALRLQQLKMRLRTTINAILDVGVHADGMTEDEALDLMTASGHQEEGEAVGKWRRALLTAGQLPTYYVGYRGVREIVDDLRVLHPDWTDRRVHDTVLAHGSPAPRHLRALLGI; encoded by the coding sequence GTGTCCCACGACCACGACCACGCGCCCGAGGCCGGGGACGGGATCTACGACCCGGCCGGATCGGCCGAGGCTACCGCCCGGTTCCGGCGGCTCGCGGGCCGCGCCGTCGACGACCTGCTGGCCCGGAACCCGGTGCTGGCCACCGACCTCGGGGAGCACCGGCACGACGGCGTGCTGCCCGACCTGTCCGCCGACGCCGCCGCCGCGACGGTGCTCGCCATGGAGGACCTCCTCGCCGAGCTCGACGCCCTTGACGACCTCGCCCTGGGGACCGACGACGCGGTCGACCTGGAGATCCTGCGGTCCCGGCTCTCGGCGGCGGCCTTCACCGCGGGCGACCTGCGTCCGCACACCTGGAACCCGCTGGTGGCCAACCCCGGCACCGCCGTCCACCTGCTGCTGGCCCGGGACTTCGCGCCCCTGGCCGACCGGCTGGAGTCGGTCGCGGCCCGGCTCGCGGCGGTGCCGGACCACCTGGCGACGGCCCGCGCCACGCTGGGCGCGATGCCGCGCGTGCACGTCGAGACCGCGGTCCAGCAGTTCGGCGGGACCGCCGCGCTGCTGCGTACGGTGCTCGAGGAGTCCCTCGTGGCGCAGCCGGCGCTGAGGGGCCGGGTGGATCCCGCCCGGGCCAGCGCAGTGGCCGCGATCGAGGAGCACGTCGGCTGGCTCTCCGACCGGCTCGAGGACGCCGACCGTGACCCGCGGCTCGGGGCCAACCTCTATGCGGGCGCGCTCTGGCACGCGCTGGACGCGGAGACCACGCCGGCGGAGGTGCGCGCGCAGGCGGAGGCCGACCTGGCGGAGCTGGACGCCGAGATCCGCGAGGTCGCGTCCCGGCTGTCCGGGGAGCCCGCGGACGCGCCCGGGCTGGTCGCGCGGGTGCTGCGGCAGGTCGCGGACGCCGCACCCGTCGACGACGGGAGCGTCCTGGGCGACGTCGCGGCGGCGCTGGAGCGCCAGACGGCGTTCGTGCGCGACCGCGACCTGGTCTCCGTACCCGACCTCGACGTCCGGGTCATCGTCATGCCGGAGATCCACCGCGGCGTCGCGGTGGCGTACTGCGACGCCCCGGGCCCCCTGGAGACCGCGGCGGTGCCGACGTACGTCGCGGTGTCGCCCACCCCGGCCGGGTGGGACGAGGAACGGGTCCGCTCGTTCTACCGCGAGTACAACGGACACCTGCTGGAGAACCTCACGGCGCACGAGGCGATGCCCGGCCACGTGCTGCAGCTGGCCCACGCCAACGCTGCGCGCCGCTCGCGGGTCCGTGCCTTCGGCCGGAGCGGCCCGTTCGTCGAGGGCTGGGCCGTCTACGCCGAGGAGCTCATGGTCGAGCGCGGCTACCCCGGGCGCGGCGGTCCGGACGGCGCGCTGGCGCTGCGCCTGCAGCAACTGAAGATGCGGCTGCGCACCACCATCAACGCGATCCTGGACGTGGGCGTGCACGCCGACGGGATGACCGAGGACGAGGCGCTGGACCTGATGACCGCCAGTGGTCACCAGGAGGAGGGCGAGGCGGTCGGCAAGTGGCGGCGGGCGCTGCTCACCGCGGGACAGCTCCCGACCTACTACGTCGGCTACCGGGGCGTGCGCGAGATCGTCGACGACCTGCGCGTGCTGCACCCGGACTGGACCGACCGGCGCGTGCACGACACCGTGCTCGCGCACGGCTCCCCGGCCCCCCGGCACCTGCGCGCCCTGCTGGGCATCTGA
- a CDS encoding inositol monophosphatase family protein: MTDLSHAASLSDAELSRAIAQEAGRLLLDLRTSYGELDPEDKERATRLRKEADAASHELLARRLADARPDDAVLSEEGKDDEGRLSAQRVWIVDPLDGTWEYGQGRVDFAVHVALWQPAGAVLSAATVDLPAQGLTRSVLDTDAAVPPLPTDRPVRVVASRTRPPAALPQIVERLAARLAEAGVTDRGVEIVDVGSVGAKVNEILSGRAEAYVHDTGFYEWDVAAPYGVAAHYGLVASHVDGSPVLFNAMPPYVTDLVVSRADLADHLRAALAG; encoded by the coding sequence GTGACCGACCTGTCCCACGCCGCGTCGCTGTCCGACGCCGAGCTGTCCCGCGCGATCGCCCAGGAGGCCGGCCGGCTGCTGTTGGACCTGCGCACCTCCTACGGCGAGCTCGACCCCGAGGACAAGGAGCGCGCCACCCGGCTGCGCAAGGAGGCCGACGCGGCGTCGCACGAGCTGCTGGCGCGCCGGCTGGCCGATGCACGGCCCGACGACGCGGTGCTGTCGGAGGAGGGCAAGGACGACGAGGGCCGGCTGTCCGCGCAGCGGGTCTGGATCGTCGACCCGCTGGACGGCACCTGGGAGTACGGCCAGGGCCGCGTCGACTTCGCGGTGCACGTGGCGCTGTGGCAGCCCGCCGGCGCGGTGCTGTCCGCCGCCACCGTCGACCTGCCCGCGCAGGGCCTGACCCGCAGCGTGCTCGACACCGACGCCGCGGTCCCGCCGCTGCCCACCGACCGCCCAGTCCGCGTGGTGGCCTCGCGCACCCGGCCCCCGGCGGCGCTGCCGCAGATCGTGGAGCGGCTGGCGGCCCGCCTCGCCGAGGCGGGCGTCACCGACCGCGGCGTCGAGATCGTCGACGTCGGCTCGGTGGGCGCCAAGGTCAACGAGATCCTGTCCGGTCGGGCCGAGGCGTACGTCCACGACACCGGCTTCTACGAGTGGGACGTGGCCGCGCCCTACGGCGTCGCCGCGCACTACGGCCTGGTCGCCTCCCACGTCGACGGGTCGCCCGTGCTGTTCAACGCCATGCCCCCCTACGTCACCGACCTGGTGGTCTCGCGCGCCGACCTGGCCGACCACCTGCGCGCCGCGCTCGCCGGCTGA
- the mfd gene encoding transcription-repair coupling factor → MSLTGLRAAVATEPAVAEAVRRARGAEAAAPLDLAAPSALQPFVVSALAGEGPDCAGRPVVAVTATGREAEDLVSALGSLLPSEQVVEFPSWETLPHERLSPSSDTVGRRLAVLRRLAHPSPDDPAAGPVRVLVAPVRALLQPMVAALGDLVPVALRAGDDIAMEDAVRALAAAAYTRTDLVERRGEFAVRGGILDVFPPTEEHPLRVEFWGDTVEEVRWFKVADQRSLEVAPHGLWAPPCRELLLTEDVRERAAVLAAEHPELAEMCTALAEGRAVEGMEALAPVLVPRMELLLDALPDRAMVVVCDPERVRTRAHELVRTSQEFLEASWHNAAAGNVTPIDLGGAAYRTVGEVREHAAELGVPWWGVSPFASDEGEPLPEADELVVSARTAPAYRGETSRAFDDVRGWLSEGWRVVLTTEGHGPAERLAESLRGEDLAAVVDVDLTGLPAAGAPDAGVVHVSTGRIDHGFVSSELRLAVLTETDLVGQRSSTKDMRRLPSRRRQTIDPLTLKPGDFVVHEQHGVGRYVEMTQRTVAGATREYLVVEYAASRRGQPPDRLYVPTDQLDQVTRYVGGEAPSLHRLGGGDWQKAKGRAKKAVKEIAGELIRLYAARTATQGYRFSADTPWQRELEDAFPYVETPDQLACIDEVKADMERTVPMDRLICGDVGYGKTEIAVRAAFKAVQDGKQVAVLVPTTLLVQQHFSTFSERFAAFPVKVAALSRFQSDAEARAVLDGVADGSVDVVIGTHRLLTASVRFKDLGLVIVDEEQRFGVEHKEHLKALRTNVDVLTMSATPIPRTLEMAVTGIREMSTIQTPPEERLPVLTFVGPYDEKQIAAAVRRELLREGQVFYVHNRVESIERVAARLRDLVPEARIATAHGQMNEHVLEQVILDFWEKRIDVLVSTTIVESGIDVANANTLIVDRSDVFGLSQLHQLRGRVGRARERAYAYFLYPPERPLTETAHERLATLAQHTDLGSGMQIAMKDLEIRGAGNLLGGEQSGHIADVGFDLYVRLVGEALAEYKGESDGEVADVKVELPVDAHVPHDYVPEERLRLEAYQRLAAAASDADVDAVAEELVDRYGPMPAPVESLLAVARFRVHARRAGLDEVVLAGSSVRFHPVELPESRTLRLTRLYPRTVVKPAVRTILVPRPTTARVGGQPLRDTALLDWAREVVDAVLLDQPAAAPA, encoded by the coding sequence ATGAGCCTCACCGGACTGCGGGCCGCCGTCGCGACGGAACCCGCGGTGGCGGAGGCGGTCCGGCGCGCCCGCGGCGCCGAGGCGGCGGCCCCGCTGGACCTGGCCGCACCGTCCGCGCTGCAGCCGTTCGTGGTGTCCGCGCTGGCCGGCGAGGGTCCCGACTGCGCCGGGCGTCCGGTCGTCGCGGTCACCGCCACCGGCCGCGAGGCGGAGGACCTGGTGTCGGCGCTGGGCAGCCTGCTGCCGTCGGAGCAGGTCGTGGAGTTCCCCTCCTGGGAGACGCTGCCGCACGAGCGGCTGTCGCCGTCGTCGGACACGGTCGGCCGGCGACTCGCGGTGCTCCGCCGGCTGGCCCACCCCAGTCCGGACGACCCGGCCGCCGGCCCGGTCCGGGTACTGGTCGCCCCGGTCCGCGCGCTGCTGCAGCCGATGGTCGCCGCGCTCGGCGACCTGGTCCCGGTCGCGTTGCGGGCGGGGGACGACATCGCGATGGAGGACGCGGTCCGCGCGCTGGCCGCGGCGGCCTACACCCGCACCGACCTGGTCGAGCGCCGCGGTGAGTTCGCAGTCCGCGGCGGCATCCTCGACGTGTTCCCCCCGACCGAGGAGCACCCGCTGCGGGTGGAGTTCTGGGGCGACACGGTCGAGGAGGTGCGCTGGTTCAAGGTCGCCGACCAGCGCTCCCTGGAGGTCGCCCCGCACGGGCTGTGGGCGCCGCCCTGCCGGGAGCTGCTGCTCACCGAGGACGTGCGAGAGCGGGCCGCTGTGCTCGCTGCGGAGCACCCCGAGCTGGCCGAGATGTGCACCGCGCTGGCCGAGGGCCGGGCGGTGGAGGGCATGGAGGCGCTGGCCCCCGTCCTGGTGCCGCGGATGGAGCTGCTGCTCGACGCGCTGCCCGACCGCGCGATGGTCGTGGTCTGCGACCCCGAGCGGGTCCGCACCCGGGCGCACGAGCTGGTCCGCACCTCCCAGGAGTTCCTCGAGGCGTCCTGGCACAACGCGGCCGCGGGCAACGTGACTCCGATCGACCTCGGCGGGGCCGCCTACCGGACCGTCGGAGAGGTCCGCGAGCACGCCGCCGAGCTCGGCGTCCCCTGGTGGGGCGTGTCCCCGTTCGCCTCCGACGAGGGCGAGCCGCTCCCGGAGGCCGACGAGCTCGTGGTGTCCGCCCGGACCGCCCCCGCCTACCGCGGGGAGACGTCGCGCGCGTTCGACGACGTCCGCGGCTGGCTGTCCGAGGGCTGGCGGGTCGTCCTGACCACGGAGGGCCACGGCCCGGCCGAGCGGCTGGCGGAGTCCCTGCGCGGGGAGGACCTCGCCGCGGTCGTCGACGTCGACCTGACCGGTCTGCCGGCGGCGGGTGCACCCGACGCCGGCGTCGTGCACGTGTCCACCGGCCGGATCGACCACGGCTTCGTCTCGTCCGAGCTCCGGCTGGCGGTGCTCACCGAGACCGACCTGGTCGGCCAGCGCAGCTCCACCAAGGACATGCGCCGGCTGCCCTCGCGGCGCCGCCAGACCATCGACCCGCTGACGCTGAAGCCGGGCGACTTCGTGGTGCACGAGCAGCACGGCGTCGGCCGCTACGTCGAGATGACGCAGCGCACCGTCGCCGGGGCGACCCGGGAGTACCTGGTCGTCGAGTACGCCGCGTCCCGGCGGGGCCAGCCGCCGGACCGGCTGTACGTCCCCACCGACCAGCTCGACCAGGTGACGCGGTACGTCGGAGGCGAGGCACCGTCGCTGCACCGGCTCGGCGGTGGCGACTGGCAGAAGGCCAAGGGCCGGGCCAAGAAGGCGGTCAAGGAGATCGCCGGCGAGCTGATCCGGCTGTACGCCGCGCGCACCGCGACGCAGGGCTACCGCTTCTCCGCGGACACCCCGTGGCAGCGCGAGCTCGAGGACGCGTTCCCGTACGTCGAGACCCCCGACCAGCTCGCCTGCATCGACGAGGTCAAGGCCGACATGGAGCGGACGGTCCCGATGGACCGGCTGATCTGCGGCGACGTCGGCTACGGCAAGACCGAGATCGCCGTGCGGGCCGCGTTCAAGGCGGTCCAGGACGGCAAGCAGGTCGCCGTCCTCGTCCCGACCACGCTGCTGGTGCAGCAGCACTTCTCCACGTTCTCCGAGCGGTTCGCCGCCTTCCCGGTGAAGGTCGCGGCGCTGTCCCGGTTCCAGTCCGACGCGGAGGCCCGGGCGGTCCTCGACGGGGTCGCGGACGGCAGCGTGGACGTCGTCATCGGCACCCACCGCCTGCTCACCGCCAGCGTGCGGTTCAAGGACCTCGGACTCGTCATCGTCGACGAGGAGCAGCGCTTCGGCGTCGAGCACAAGGAGCACCTCAAGGCGCTGCGCACCAACGTCGACGTGCTCACCATGTCCGCCACCCCGATCCCGCGGACGCTGGAGATGGCGGTCACCGGGATCCGGGAGATGTCCACGATCCAGACCCCGCCGGAGGAACGGCTGCCCGTCCTCACCTTCGTGGGGCCCTACGACGAGAAGCAGATCGCCGCCGCGGTCCGGCGCGAGCTGCTGCGCGAGGGCCAGGTCTTCTACGTGCACAACCGGGTCGAGTCCATCGAGCGGGTCGCCGCCCGGCTGCGCGACCTGGTGCCCGAGGCCCGGATCGCCACCGCGCACGGCCAGATGAACGAGCACGTGCTCGAGCAGGTCATCCTGGACTTCTGGGAGAAGCGGATCGACGTGCTCGTCTCCACCACGATCGTGGAGTCCGGCATCGACGTCGCCAACGCCAACACGCTGATCGTCGACCGTTCCGACGTCTTCGGCCTGTCCCAGCTGCACCAGCTGCGCGGGCGGGTCGGCCGGGCCCGGGAGCGCGCCTACGCGTACTTCCTGTACCCGCCGGAGCGACCGCTCACCGAGACCGCGCACGAGCGGCTCGCGACGCTGGCGCAGCACACCGACCTCGGGTCCGGCATGCAGATCGCGATGAAGGACCTCGAGATCCGCGGCGCCGGCAACCTGCTCGGAGGGGAGCAGAGCGGCCACATCGCCGACGTCGGCTTCGACCTCTACGTGCGCCTGGTCGGGGAGGCGCTGGCGGAGTACAAGGGCGAGTCCGACGGTGAGGTGGCCGACGTCAAGGTCGAGCTGCCGGTCGACGCGCACGTGCCGCACGACTACGTGCCCGAGGAGCGGCTGCGGCTGGAGGCCTACCAGCGGCTGGCGGCCGCGGCCTCCGACGCCGACGTCGACGCGGTGGCCGAGGAGCTGGTCGACCGCTACGGCCCGATGCCGGCGCCGGTGGAGTCGCTGCTCGCGGTGGCCCGCTTCCGGGTGCACGCCCGGCGCGCCGGCCTGGACGAGGTCGTCCTGGCCGGCTCCTCGGTGCGGTTCCACCCGGTGGAGCTGCCGGAGTCGCGCACGCTGCGACTCACCCGGCTCTACCCCAGGACCGTGGTGAAGCCCGCGGTCCGTACGATCCTGGTGCCACGACCCACCACCGCGAGGGTGGGCGGGCAGCCGCTCCGCGACACCGCGCTGCTGGACTGGGCGCGCGAGGTCGTCGACGCGGTCCTGCTCGACCAGCCCGCGGCGGCCCCCGCCTGA
- a CDS encoding septum formation initiator family protein — translation MTRTSAAAEARPAAVTTRTAHHSDRERRSASFTGRAAVLVLVVAALALTLALPVRAWFAQRAEIAALRDDVSAAEQRVADLQVRHERWQDPAFIAAEARRRLHFVMPGEVGYVVIGADQAVPESGAAAVAGEDGSTWYARLWSSVRAADQEPAPGAGGARPSDPRPAGSVDRSDPAQ, via the coding sequence GTGACCCGTACGTCGGCCGCGGCTGAGGCGCGCCCCGCCGCCGTGACCACCCGTACGGCGCACCACAGCGATCGCGAGCGGCGGTCCGCGTCCTTCACCGGCCGGGCCGCCGTCCTCGTGCTCGTCGTCGCCGCCCTCGCGCTGACCCTGGCGCTGCCGGTGCGGGCCTGGTTCGCGCAGCGGGCCGAGATCGCCGCCCTGCGCGACGACGTGTCCGCGGCGGAGCAACGGGTCGCCGACCTGCAGGTCCGGCACGAGCGCTGGCAGGACCCGGCCTTCATCGCCGCCGAGGCGCGGCGCCGGCTGCACTTCGTCATGCCGGGCGAGGTCGGCTATGTGGTCATCGGGGCGGACCAGGCGGTCCCGGAGTCCGGCGCCGCGGCCGTCGCAGGGGAGGACGGGTCGACCTGGTACGCGCGGCTGTGGTCGTCGGTGCGGGCCGCCGACCAGGAGCCGGCCCCGGGTGCCGGCGGCGCGCGGCCGTCCGATCCGCGCCCGGCGGGGTCGGTCGACCGGTCCGACCCGGCGCAGTGA
- a CDS encoding MazG family protein, which translates to MDVPGARLLDLVAVMDRLRSPGGCPWDARQTHESLVEYLVEESYETVEAIETQDRDGLREELGDLLLQVAFHARIAEEDPDDPWSVDDVAAGIVTKLVARHPHVFGDAQAHTAEQVEANWHALKAAEKGRESATDGIPLALPALVLAAKLLSRTEKAGIDVPHEDGPAATAARSLVGGLASSDDLGDALLALVSAARERDWDAEQALRGAVRRRRAQVRAAEGLGPDDPMPSAPRPPAHGTGR; encoded by the coding sequence GTGGACGTCCCGGGTGCGCGACTGCTGGACCTGGTCGCCGTGATGGACCGGCTGCGCTCCCCGGGCGGGTGCCCGTGGGACGCGCGGCAGACCCACGAGTCACTGGTCGAGTACCTCGTCGAGGAGTCGTACGAGACCGTCGAGGCGATCGAGACGCAGGACCGCGACGGCTTGCGCGAGGAGCTCGGGGACCTGCTGCTGCAGGTGGCGTTCCACGCGCGGATCGCGGAGGAGGACCCGGACGACCCGTGGTCCGTGGACGACGTCGCGGCCGGGATCGTGACGAAGCTGGTCGCCCGCCACCCGCACGTGTTCGGCGACGCGCAGGCGCACACCGCCGAGCAGGTCGAGGCCAACTGGCACGCGCTGAAGGCGGCGGAGAAGGGGCGGGAGTCTGCCACCGACGGGATCCCGCTGGCCCTCCCCGCCCTGGTCCTGGCGGCGAAGTTGCTGTCCCGCACCGAGAAGGCCGGCATCGACGTGCCGCACGAGGACGGCCCCGCTGCAACCGCTGCCCGCTCGCTGGTGGGCGGGCTGGCCTCGTCGGACGACCTGGGCGACGCGCTGCTGGCCCTGGTCTCGGCCGCGCGGGAGCGGGACTGGGACGCCGAGCAGGCCCTGCGTGGCGCCGTCCGCCGTCGTCGCGCGCAGGTGCGCGCCGCCGAGGGACTGGGTCCCGACGATCCGATGCCGAGCGCGCCGAGGCCGCCGGCGCACGGGACGGGGCGCTGA
- a CDS encoding SurA N-terminal domain-containing protein: MTRIPRPARRLAAAAAALAAVSVLSGCGGSGTLQAGAAAVVGETRIATSQLADQVREVNTANDLPADEPDAELTRTTLERLVTNELVAQTAQAEGVEISQGQIDAALKAYSDQLGGQSEVEAAFLQSSIPASAIDATVLLSLQVDGLGRALSPDGSVEEQQRAAFDAVVEQGKAEGVEVSPRFGTWVADELRIGPLPTDLAVPPAETATDGTIEVPVPEQS, translated from the coding sequence GTGACCCGCATCCCGCGCCCCGCCCGCCGACTGGCCGCCGCCGCGGCGGCGCTCGCCGCCGTCTCGGTGCTCTCCGGGTGCGGCGGGTCCGGGACCCTGCAGGCCGGTGCGGCCGCGGTCGTCGGGGAGACGCGGATCGCGACCTCCCAGCTTGCCGACCAGGTGCGCGAGGTCAACACGGCCAACGACCTGCCCGCCGACGAGCCCGACGCCGAGCTGACCCGTACGACGCTGGAGCGGCTGGTCACCAACGAGCTGGTCGCGCAGACCGCGCAGGCGGAGGGCGTGGAGATCAGCCAGGGCCAGATCGACGCCGCGCTGAAGGCCTACTCCGACCAGCTGGGCGGGCAGTCCGAGGTGGAGGCGGCCTTCCTGCAGAGCAGCATCCCGGCCTCCGCGATCGACGCGACCGTCCTGCTGAGCCTGCAGGTCGACGGGCTGGGCCGGGCACTGTCGCCGGACGGCTCCGTCGAGGAGCAGCAGCGGGCCGCGTTCGACGCGGTGGTGGAGCAGGGCAAGGCGGAGGGCGTCGAGGTGTCGCCGCGCTTCGGCACCTGGGTCGCCGACGAGCTGCGGATCGGCCCGCTGCCCACCGACCTGGCTGTGCCCCCGGCGGAGACCGCGACGGACGGCACGATCGAGGTGCCCGTCCCGGAGCAGTCCTGA
- the pth gene encoding aminoacyl-tRNA hydrolase — translation MSEHAPWLLVGLGNPGPQYAATRHNVGAMTAEVLADRMGARFAGHRRGRADVAEGRLAGHRAVLAVPRSYMNESGGPVSALIAFYKVPADRVLVMHDELDIPFGALRLKLGGGDNGHNGLRSVRRSLGGGDWYRLRIGIGRPPGRQDPADFVLRPFSSTERRELPLLLERAADAAEALVTEGLDRAQNLFHPDPTRE, via the coding sequence ATGAGCGAGCACGCGCCGTGGCTGCTGGTGGGCCTGGGCAACCCGGGCCCCCAGTACGCCGCGACGCGGCACAACGTCGGGGCGATGACCGCCGAGGTGCTGGCCGACCGGATGGGCGCACGGTTCGCCGGGCACCGCCGCGGCCGGGCCGACGTCGCCGAGGGCCGGCTGGCCGGGCACCGCGCGGTGCTCGCCGTCCCCCGCTCGTACATGAACGAGTCCGGCGGACCGGTGAGCGCGCTGATCGCCTTCTACAAGGTGCCGGCCGACCGGGTGCTGGTCATGCACGACGAGCTCGACATCCCGTTCGGCGCGCTGCGGCTGAAGCTCGGCGGCGGCGACAACGGGCACAACGGCCTGCGGTCGGTGCGTCGCTCCCTCGGGGGCGGCGACTGGTACCGGCTGCGCATCGGCATCGGGCGTCCCCCGGGCCGGCAGGACCCGGCCGACTTCGTGCTGCGGCCGTTCTCGTCCACCGAGCGGCGCGAGCTGCCGCTGCTGCTCGAGCGGGCGGCGGACGCCGCCGAGGCGCTCGTCACCGAGGGCCTGGACCGGGCCCAGAACCTGTTCCACCCCGACCCCACCCGCGAATGA